The following proteins come from a genomic window of Brevibacillus antibioticus:
- a CDS encoding DivIVA domain-containing protein, translated as MPLTPLDIHNKEFSTGFRGYNIDEVNEFLDQVIKDFELLIKEKKEQEERVAILNERVDYYKSLEENLSKSILVAQETAEDVKSNARKEAQLILKEAEKNADRIVNEALAKSRKIAIEIEELKKRASVYRMRFRTLLEAQLEMLENGDWDSIEQPQVDSPVTVE; from the coding sequence GTGCCATTAACGCCGTTGGATATACACAATAAGGAATTCAGCACAGGCTTTCGTGGGTATAACATTGACGAAGTGAACGAATTTCTCGATCAGGTGATCAAAGATTTTGAGCTCTTGATAAAAGAGAAAAAAGAACAGGAAGAGCGCGTAGCCATTCTGAATGAGCGCGTAGATTACTATAAGAGTTTGGAAGAAAATTTGAGCAAGTCGATTCTGGTGGCGCAGGAGACAGCGGAGGACGTGAAGTCGAATGCCCGTAAGGAAGCGCAGCTCATCTTAAAAGAAGCGGAGAAAAATGCAGACCGAATTGTCAATGAAGCATTGGCGAAGTCGCGCAAAATCGCAATCGAAATCGAAGAATTAAAAAAACGTGCCTCGGTTTACCGTATGCGCTTCCGGACGCTTTTGGAAGCACAACTGGAAATGCTGGAGAATGGCGATTGGGACAGCATTGAACAGCCTCAAGTTGATTCGCCTGTAACAGTTGAATAA
- a CDS encoding mandelate racemase/muconate lactonizing enzyme family protein, translated as MTTHEQVAVADLQIERVETYPLLHRLSQAYGDANGYKRYRTSYLIRIITRAGIDGWGEIIDWLPTLHKGFCERIIPYLLGKQVDNRVAIVDVIGKWHQRSASGVSMALTEILAKAAGLSVCQLWGGQILSGIPVYASLQSYRESEDWMQQSWKQVSQQVDDGFKMVKVKIGGRSVREDQTHIEKLMNLLPKEVQVAVDANQSYDCATARKWEGLFSRYDNWLWLEEPMPMDRTNEYVKLRSSLSIPLAGGENLIRCAQFLPLYEEGAIDIAQPDLMHTGGIDDYRTHLQMARQFGYRVSPHSFDGSLARLYTLFAQACLLAWTKMDSHPIEPVEWDVMENLFTQLFPLRPLNGEVTLPAGVGIGVEPDWEIMNALRWDGSAYA; from the coding sequence ATGACTACTCATGAGCAGGTAGCGGTCGCAGACCTGCAAATTGAGCGCGTGGAAACGTATCCGCTTCTTCATCGTCTCTCCCAAGCTTACGGCGATGCGAATGGGTATAAGCGTTATCGAACCAGTTATCTCATTCGGATTATCACACGGGCTGGAATAGATGGCTGGGGAGAAATTATCGATTGGCTCCCGACGCTCCACAAGGGCTTTTGTGAGCGCATTATTCCCTACTTGCTGGGGAAGCAGGTGGATAACAGAGTTGCTATTGTCGATGTCATAGGAAAGTGGCATCAGCGATCGGCTTCAGGTGTCAGTATGGCACTTACGGAAATTTTGGCGAAAGCGGCGGGGCTATCTGTGTGCCAACTGTGGGGAGGCCAGATTCTTTCTGGGATCCCGGTATATGCCTCCCTCCAATCCTACCGTGAGTCAGAAGACTGGATGCAGCAGTCATGGAAGCAAGTCAGCCAGCAAGTCGACGATGGGTTCAAGATGGTGAAAGTGAAGATTGGTGGGCGTTCTGTTCGAGAGGATCAGACGCATATCGAAAAACTGATGAATTTGCTTCCCAAAGAAGTTCAAGTAGCGGTAGATGCCAATCAGAGCTACGATTGTGCAACTGCAAGGAAGTGGGAGGGGCTTTTTTCCCGTTATGATAATTGGCTTTGGCTGGAGGAGCCGATGCCAATGGATCGTACAAACGAATATGTCAAGCTGCGTTCGTCATTATCCATCCCGCTTGCTGGCGGAGAAAACTTGATCCGTTGCGCGCAGTTTTTGCCCTTGTATGAGGAGGGAGCTATCGACATTGCACAGCCTGACTTGATGCATACGGGGGGCATTGACGATTATCGAACGCATTTGCAAATGGCCCGTCAATTTGGTTATCGCGTGTCTCCGCATTCTTTTGATGGCTCGCTGGCACGATTGTATACGTTATTTGCACAAGCTTGCTTGCTGGCATGGACCAAGATGGATAGCCACCCAATTGAGCCTGTCGAATGGGACGTCATGGAGAACCTCTTTACACAATTGTTTCCGCTGCGACCCCTAAATGGCGAAGTGACGCTCCCCGCTGGTGTGGGAATAGGCGTTGAACCTGACTGGGAGATTATGAACGCGTTGCGCTGGGACGGTAGCGCTTATGCGTAA
- the ileS gene encoding isoleucine--tRNA ligase, whose amino-acid sequence MDYSKTLALPKTDFPMRGNLPSREPQMQAVWEEQNIYQQVLDRTKDRPSFVLHDGPPYANGDIHIGHALNKILKDFIVRYKSMAGFYAPYIPGWDTHGLPIEQAIINAQGLDRRSIEVNDFRQRCEEYAWSYIDKQRDQFKRLGVRGDWENPYVTLLPEYEANQIRVFGEMAKKGYIYKGLRCVYWSPSSETALADAEIEYKDKRSPSIYVSFQVADGKGKLDTETGVVIWTTTPWTLPANLAISLHPELEYNVVKVDGRKFLVANGLIEAASKEIGWEGVEILATFKGQDLEGVETQHPFYDRKSPLILGEHVTLDAGTGCVHTAPGHGEDDFNVGQKYNLGVLCPVDHEGKMTNEAPGFEGLFYEDANKVITEKLKENGALLKLSFFTHSYPHDWRTKKPVIYRATEQWFASIDGFRAQMLEAIKNVKWIPHWGETRLANMIADRGDWCISRQRVWGVPIPIFYCKSCNEPIINDTTINHVADLFRNEGSKVWFSREANELVPEGLSCTKCDCKDFRKETDIMDVWFDSGSSHQAVLRERGIAWPADMYLEGSDQYRGWFNSSLSTGVAVYGTAPYKSVLSHGFALDGEGRKMSKSLGNVVVPQQVIDKMGADILRLWVASVDYQADVRISDAILTQIAEVYRKIRNTFRFLLGNLDGFNPATDRVAYEELGELDRYVLAKAAKVAKRTRKAYDEYQFHTVFHAVHNFCVIDLSAFYLDICKDRLYVEAPDSLKRRAAQTVMYDCLLSLVKLVAPLLPHTADEVWAFIPGVEEKSVQLTDMPEGDEQHLSFAAEAESKWDAFLAIRDEVLKAMEEARRNKVFGNSVDAKLALYPQTEDVAKTLAAMDDLADLFIVAHVDVHSGSAPAEAVQLEGIAAVVSAANGGKCERCRVVKPDVGTRESHASLCVRCADVVEQHYAHVTE is encoded by the coding sequence ATGGATTACAGCAAAACCTTAGCGCTACCAAAAACAGATTTCCCAATGCGCGGAAATTTGCCAAGCCGCGAGCCACAGATGCAAGCGGTATGGGAAGAGCAAAATATTTACCAACAAGTGTTAGATCGTACAAAAGACCGCCCGTCTTTTGTCTTGCATGATGGCCCTCCGTATGCGAATGGAGACATCCATATCGGTCACGCACTGAACAAAATCCTCAAGGACTTCATCGTTCGCTACAAATCCATGGCAGGCTTTTATGCGCCGTACATCCCAGGCTGGGATACACATGGTTTGCCGATTGAGCAAGCGATTATCAATGCACAAGGTCTGGATCGTCGCAGCATCGAAGTGAACGATTTCCGCCAGCGCTGTGAAGAATATGCTTGGTCCTATATCGACAAGCAACGTGACCAATTCAAGCGTTTGGGCGTTCGCGGAGATTGGGAAAACCCTTATGTAACACTCCTGCCTGAGTATGAAGCCAACCAAATTCGCGTATTCGGCGAAATGGCGAAGAAGGGTTATATTTACAAAGGTCTGCGCTGTGTGTACTGGTCTCCGTCTTCTGAAACGGCTCTGGCTGACGCGGAAATCGAATACAAAGACAAGCGTTCTCCTTCTATTTACGTCAGCTTCCAGGTAGCAGATGGAAAAGGCAAGCTGGACACAGAAACAGGCGTTGTGATCTGGACAACGACTCCGTGGACATTGCCAGCAAACCTTGCAATCAGCCTGCACCCTGAACTCGAGTACAACGTCGTGAAGGTAGATGGCCGCAAATTCCTGGTAGCCAACGGGCTGATCGAAGCTGCGAGCAAAGAAATTGGCTGGGAAGGCGTAGAGATTCTTGCGACCTTTAAAGGTCAAGATCTGGAAGGTGTAGAAACGCAGCATCCGTTCTACGATCGCAAGTCTCCACTCATCTTGGGTGAGCATGTAACCTTGGATGCAGGTACTGGTTGCGTTCATACTGCACCAGGACACGGGGAAGATGACTTTAACGTTGGTCAAAAATACAATTTGGGTGTGCTTTGCCCGGTAGATCACGAAGGTAAAATGACCAATGAGGCACCAGGCTTTGAAGGTCTGTTCTACGAAGATGCCAACAAAGTGATTACAGAAAAGCTGAAAGAAAACGGAGCACTCTTGAAGCTCAGTTTCTTCACGCACTCCTACCCACATGACTGGCGTACGAAAAAACCGGTTATTTATCGCGCGACAGAGCAATGGTTTGCGTCTATCGACGGATTCCGTGCGCAAATGCTCGAAGCGATTAAAAATGTAAAATGGATTCCGCATTGGGGAGAAACTCGTCTGGCTAACATGATCGCGGATCGTGGCGACTGGTGCATTTCCCGTCAGCGTGTATGGGGTGTACCGATTCCCATCTTCTATTGCAAATCGTGTAATGAACCGATCATTAACGACACGACGATCAACCATGTAGCTGATCTGTTCCGCAATGAAGGATCGAAAGTATGGTTCTCCCGTGAAGCAAATGAACTGGTTCCAGAAGGGCTTTCTTGCACCAAATGCGATTGCAAGGATTTCCGCAAAGAAACGGATATTATGGACGTTTGGTTCGACTCCGGTTCCAGCCACCAGGCTGTTTTGCGCGAAAGAGGCATTGCTTGGCCAGCTGACATGTATTTGGAAGGCTCTGACCAGTATCGTGGCTGGTTCAACTCTTCTCTCTCGACGGGGGTTGCCGTGTATGGCACAGCTCCTTACAAATCTGTCCTGAGCCACGGCTTTGCATTGGATGGAGAAGGACGCAAAATGTCCAAATCCCTCGGAAACGTCGTTGTGCCTCAACAAGTGATTGACAAGATGGGCGCAGATATCTTGCGTCTGTGGGTAGCTTCTGTTGATTATCAGGCTGATGTGCGCATTTCTGATGCGATTCTGACCCAGATCGCTGAGGTGTACCGCAAAATCCGCAATACGTTCCGCTTCCTGTTGGGTAACCTGGATGGATTTAATCCAGCAACAGACCGCGTAGCATACGAAGAGCTAGGAGAGCTGGACCGTTATGTTCTGGCGAAAGCGGCAAAAGTCGCGAAGCGTACACGCAAAGCGTACGATGAATATCAGTTCCATACCGTTTTCCATGCCGTTCACAACTTCTGCGTCATTGATTTGTCCGCGTTCTATCTGGACATTTGCAAGGATCGCCTGTATGTAGAAGCACCAGACAGTCTGAAACGCCGCGCTGCACAGACAGTGATGTACGATTGCTTGCTCAGTCTGGTGAAGCTGGTTGCTCCGCTCTTGCCGCATACAGCCGACGAGGTGTGGGCGTTCATTCCAGGCGTGGAAGAGAAGAGTGTACAGTTGACGGACATGCCAGAAGGCGACGAACAACATCTCAGCTTTGCAGCAGAAGCAGAAAGCAAATGGGATGCGTTCCTGGCGATCCGAGACGAGGTTCTCAAAGCCATGGAAGAAGCGCGCCGCAACAAGGTGTTCGGTAACTCTGTTGATGCGAAGCTGGCTCTGTACCCACAAACGGAAGACGTTGCGAAAACATTGGCAGCAATGGATGATCTGGCTGACCTGTTCATCGTCGCTCACGTGGATGTACACAGCGGGTCTGCTCCTGCAGAAGCGGTACAACTCGAAGGCATTGCTGCCGTGGTCTCAGCCGCAAATGGTGGAAAATGCGAGCGTTGCCGCGTAGTAAAACCTGATGTTGGTACTCGCGAATCGCACGCATCGCTCTGCGTACGTTGCGCTGATGTCGTAGAACAACACTACGCACATGTAACAGAATAA
- a CDS encoding NUDIX domain-containing protein, whose product MYAFYDDFGLPVKLTFSPEEYRNHQAGHVLILAFYQGKLLFTRHRTRGVELPGGKVEEGENSLAAAVREVYEETGAILEGIERIGQYTINDSMRKDIYIAKVAHYTNQPSGSDVLATIVFADIPRDVKGNQEFSRILHDDVYPLALERALRHPFAES is encoded by the coding sequence ATGTACGCTTTTTACGACGATTTCGGCTTACCTGTCAAGCTAACCTTTTCCCCAGAAGAGTATCGTAACCACCAAGCAGGTCACGTGCTGATCCTCGCTTTTTATCAAGGTAAGCTGTTATTTACTCGCCATCGTACACGCGGTGTGGAGCTACCAGGGGGAAAAGTAGAAGAAGGTGAAAACAGCTTGGCGGCAGCAGTTCGTGAGGTCTATGAAGAAACTGGCGCAATTCTGGAAGGGATTGAGCGCATCGGACAATACACCATCAACGACTCGATGCGAAAAGACATTTATATCGCAAAGGTAGCACATTACACAAACCAGCCAAGTGGCTCAGACGTGCTTGCCACCATTGTATTTGCGGATATCCCGCGAGATGTAAAAGGCAATCAGGAGTTTAGTCGCATTCTGCATGATGATGTGTATCCGCTCGCACTCGAACGAGCCCTACGTCATCCCTTCGCAGAGTCCTAG
- a CDS encoding MFS transporter, with translation MAQNAKNLIGLVGVPLVMVLGNSMLIPVLPTMKTEMKLTALQSSLLITAFSIAAGMVIPFAGYLSDRFGRKIVIIISLALYGLGGLVAGLAALWIDQPYLAIMGGRVLQGIGAAGTAPIAMALVGDLFDGASESRALGLLETSNGMGKVLSPIFGSLLALISWYMVFLAFPIICGVVLLMFLFLTKEKKQEKKPLPVKQYMHSIAQVFKQHGKWLVPAFFIGSICLFTLFGVLFYLSDLLEEKYKIDGVIKGFFLAIPLLVMSIAAYVTGVIIKKKLKLMRLFVIIGMFLLATSYILASFVQGAYVLIGILVIGSVGTGMILPCLNSMIVGAVQKTERGMITSLYSGVRFIGVAIGPPIFTWLLGISRTVMFLSIAGLSLVFAVVAIFFLKPKQVEQQGQGTKDSETQAWRQISEVLGIEPETVHEVQRERAIERYGFDPNELVKRVLSGKKEKEKQ, from the coding sequence ATGGCACAAAATGCGAAAAACCTGATTGGGCTTGTCGGGGTTCCATTAGTTATGGTGCTGGGCAACTCAATGCTGATCCCTGTACTGCCTACAATGAAAACGGAAATGAAGCTCACCGCCTTACAGTCGAGCTTGTTGATCACTGCTTTTTCGATTGCAGCAGGTATGGTTATCCCTTTTGCTGGGTATTTGTCGGATCGATTTGGGAGGAAAATTGTCATTATCATCTCCCTTGCCCTGTATGGTCTAGGTGGTTTGGTCGCAGGGCTTGCCGCGTTGTGGATCGATCAACCTTATCTGGCCATCATGGGAGGGCGTGTTTTGCAGGGGATCGGTGCCGCCGGGACAGCGCCTATCGCGATGGCATTGGTAGGGGACCTGTTCGATGGAGCTTCGGAGAGTAGGGCATTGGGGCTCTTGGAGACATCAAACGGGATGGGAAAAGTATTAAGTCCGATTTTTGGCTCCTTGCTTGCTCTCATTTCTTGGTACATGGTCTTTTTAGCTTTTCCGATTATTTGCGGTGTCGTTCTCTTGATGTTTTTATTTCTGACCAAGGAAAAGAAGCAGGAGAAGAAGCCACTCCCCGTCAAGCAGTACATGCATTCGATCGCGCAAGTGTTCAAGCAGCATGGAAAGTGGCTTGTCCCCGCGTTTTTTATCGGGAGTATCTGCTTGTTTACGTTGTTTGGTGTACTGTTTTACCTGTCTGATTTATTGGAGGAAAAATACAAGATCGATGGTGTCATCAAAGGCTTCTTTTTGGCGATTCCCTTGCTCGTGATGAGTATAGCCGCGTATGTGACAGGAGTCATCATCAAAAAGAAGCTGAAGCTAATGCGTCTGTTTGTGATTATCGGTATGTTTTTGCTGGCTACGTCTTACATTCTGGCCAGCTTTGTCCAAGGGGCTTATGTCCTGATAGGCATTTTGGTCATCGGCAGTGTGGGGACGGGGATGATTTTGCCTTGCTTAAACTCCATGATCGTTGGGGCCGTACAAAAAACAGAGCGGGGCATGATTACTTCTTTGTATAGCGGTGTCCGTTTTATCGGGGTTGCGATCGGCCCGCCTATTTTTACCTGGTTGCTCGGGATTTCTCGCACGGTCATGTTTCTATCAATCGCAGGTTTATCGCTCGTTTTCGCTGTAGTTGCGATCTTTTTCTTGAAGCCAAAGCAGGTCGAGCAGCAAGGACAAGGAACAAAAGACAGCGAGACGCAAGCGTGGCGGCAAATATCAGAGGTATTGGGAATTGAACCGGAGACGGTACACGAAGTACAACGTGAGAGAGCCATCGAAAGGTATGGTTTTGATCCAAATGAGCTCGTCAAGCGTGTGTTGTCGGGAAAAAAGGAAAAGGAAAAACAATAA
- a CDS encoding Hsp20/alpha crystallin family protein, whose amino-acid sequence MKNLQETMKQLQKASESLSKLGFDPDHPWKALSQMGQVLDTNFWENIATLNKQAAQKTAAAASPTVPPVKKRKKKTKEKPMRFVQEDDSHFSPVSDIFQSEQMLIVSCELPGFDRDSLEITLFDQRWLEVKGAIKASEHQGLRTQGERSYGPFYRKLALPVPVSSKGMRAQYQDGLLEIYLMRGRAANERKTTFKASL is encoded by the coding sequence ATGAAAAACCTGCAAGAGACCATGAAGCAGTTGCAAAAAGCATCCGAAAGTTTGTCCAAGCTCGGTTTTGATCCGGATCATCCGTGGAAAGCATTGAGCCAGATGGGACAGGTGCTGGATACAAACTTTTGGGAGAATATCGCGACGCTTAATAAGCAAGCAGCACAAAAGACGGCCGCCGCAGCCTCGCCAACTGTACCACCCGTGAAAAAGAGGAAAAAAAAGACGAAGGAAAAACCGATGCGTTTCGTGCAGGAAGACGATTCGCATTTTTCCCCAGTCTCGGATATCTTCCAATCAGAGCAAATGCTCATTGTTTCCTGTGAACTCCCGGGCTTCGATCGCGATAGCCTGGAGATTACGCTCTTTGACCAACGTTGGTTGGAGGTCAAGGGGGCCATCAAGGCAAGTGAGCACCAGGGGCTTCGTACACAAGGGGAAAGAAGCTACGGTCCCTTTTATCGAAAGCTGGCTCTTCCGGTTCCCGTCAGTTCAAAAGGGATGAGGGCCCAGTATCAGGACGGATTGTTAGAAATCTATTTGATGCGTGGTAGGGCTGCGAACGAGCGAAAAACAACATTTAAGGCGAGCTTGTAA
- a CDS encoding NAD(P)/FAD-dependent oxidoreductase, giving the protein MEHIQVLIAGGGIAGLSAAIWCQRLGLSCLLIEKTDRLGGQLHHIYNEITDFPPLVYDQGASLVKVLIAHPFIQQQNIRLNETILSIDQVTKQVTTSKSVYRVDYLLIATGVGWNEIPTLADCPSVLSPWFSTTAQAHTIAGRDIAVIGGGDRALESAANLSLHARQVYVLVRSSGWRARPEWQKKITGLSNIQVLWETQVSDHQEEEARTVLSLTSKREGNPQTIVVDWILPRVGVHGNTAGFDGLDTFGDDYLQTDSSQRVNAPWIYAVGDVSNGAAYASLSLAVGQAMKAVKHISLQIQNNRSMSM; this is encoded by the coding sequence GTGGAACACATACAGGTGCTGATCGCAGGTGGCGGCATCGCAGGGTTGTCCGCAGCAATATGGTGCCAACGATTAGGTCTTTCTTGTCTTCTTATCGAAAAAACGGATAGACTCGGCGGCCAATTGCATCACATTTACAACGAGATTACCGACTTTCCGCCCCTTGTATATGATCAGGGAGCTTCCCTTGTAAAGGTACTGATCGCACATCCTTTCATCCAGCAGCAAAACATACGATTGAACGAAACCATTCTTTCCATTGATCAGGTAACGAAACAGGTGACCACATCCAAATCCGTTTATCGTGTCGACTATTTACTCATCGCCACAGGAGTAGGCTGGAATGAGATACCGACCCTAGCTGATTGTCCGAGCGTCCTGTCGCCTTGGTTTTCTACAACTGCCCAAGCGCACACCATCGCCGGGCGAGATATCGCCGTTATTGGCGGGGGAGATCGTGCATTAGAGAGTGCTGCAAATTTGAGTTTGCATGCCCGACAAGTCTATGTGTTGGTTCGAAGCAGTGGCTGGCGTGCTCGACCCGAATGGCAAAAGAAAATCACAGGCCTTTCGAACATCCAAGTCCTATGGGAAACACAAGTAAGCGACCATCAGGAAGAAGAGGCACGGACTGTTCTGTCACTCACCTCTAAGCGTGAAGGCAATCCGCAGACGATCGTAGTTGATTGGATTCTGCCACGAGTTGGTGTTCATGGAAACACAGCTGGCTTCGATGGCTTGGATACGTTTGGCGATGACTATTTGCAAACGGATTCGTCTCAACGAGTCAACGCTCCATGGATATACGCAGTCGGAGACGTGAGCAACGGAGCCGCTTATGCGAGTTTGTCTCTGGCAGTTGGTCAAGCGATGAAGGCGGTCAAGCATATTTCCTTGCAAATTCAAAACAACAGATCAATGAGCATGTAG
- a CDS encoding TraR/DksA C4-type zinc finger protein codes for MVYSVDQKMVASFREKLLEQKKELEDRVQDHYGMREPMTTSLQEFAMYDNHPADIGSEMFEREKDLALDSLDRETLKEIDQALQRMEEGTYGLCTVCGEQIPVERLEALPQAQTCKEHAPAPLVNESRPIEEEFLQPPFGRTSLDEKEGQNGFDGEDAWQIVEAWGTSSTPFSYQEPDKTDYEEMYIESNEPDGFVEAVEEIGYTDIEGYHGPDSVHFMRSGTYEEYMRKGEGKGNFLSYDDYEGEQAEREGMDDYS; via the coding sequence GTGGTGTACAGCGTGGACCAAAAGATGGTGGCAAGCTTCCGGGAAAAGCTGCTGGAACAGAAAAAAGAACTGGAAGACCGCGTACAGGACCATTATGGCATGAGAGAACCGATGACAACCTCTTTGCAGGAGTTTGCCATGTACGATAATCATCCGGCAGATATCGGCAGTGAGATGTTTGAACGGGAAAAAGATTTGGCTCTAGACAGTCTCGATCGGGAGACATTAAAAGAGATTGATCAGGCCCTGCAGCGTATGGAGGAAGGTACATACGGCCTGTGTACGGTCTGTGGCGAGCAAATACCCGTGGAGCGACTGGAAGCATTGCCTCAGGCACAAACGTGCAAGGAGCACGCACCAGCGCCGTTAGTCAATGAGTCGCGTCCGATTGAAGAGGAGTTTTTGCAGCCACCATTCGGACGTACGTCTTTAGATGAAAAAGAAGGACAGAACGGATTTGACGGTGAGGATGCTTGGCAAATCGTCGAGGCATGGGGAACATCCAGCACTCCTTTTTCGTACCAGGAACCTGACAAAACGGATTACGAGGAAATGTATATCGAGAGCAATGAGCCGGATGGCTTTGTCGAAGCCGTAGAGGAGATCGGTTATACCGATATTGAAGGCTATCACGGACCGGACAGTGTGCATTTTATGAGAAGCGGCACGTATGAGGAGTATATGAGAAAAGGAGAAGGGAAAGGAAACTTCCTCTCCTATGACGATTATGAGGGAGAGCAAGCAGAACGAGAGGGCATGGATGACTACTCATGA
- a CDS encoding LCP family protein, producing the protein MQAKNDKPQAPAKQPRKRMKRGQRSKRMYLLLAGCLFLCLLAVGAGFALNQLDKTLDVVTADPYKLPDQPAVEKPYEQKKSIAFVIVGVDTRKNIGMLNTDVLVVAVANPVTQKLSMVSLPRDTRVQIPGYPGYYKVNEVFAIGENIRKDAEIKGNPVTENGMTILKKTLNYMLGISVEHYVQLDFEGFTAVIDKLGGITVDVDRDLVYELPKQGVYRNLKKGKQVLNGEQALGFVRHRIDRRGGAYNSSDFDRNRRQQQVIRAVAEKSMSMDGLTSLTAVLDTVGKHIKTDLSTDQIKGLALDFASFSSSNMVTLNNGAIWSSPYSLWPRENMQAVRTALQNEVGVAGLSEQLSNAAVAEVAKVEMKAEKRTSAPKSTSTTGTKEQPKTQKTATPRPNPAPDPKPPTVPDSNGEPNPASTDSNMPPPDILAPPTPATDTADIGQTG; encoded by the coding sequence GTGCAAGCCAAGAATGACAAGCCTCAGGCTCCTGCAAAACAGCCGCGTAAACGGATGAAGCGTGGCCAGCGAAGCAAGCGGATGTATCTGCTCTTGGCGGGTTGCTTATTCCTCTGTTTGTTGGCCGTAGGAGCAGGCTTCGCCCTTAACCAGTTAGACAAGACCCTGGACGTCGTAACAGCCGACCCGTACAAGCTACCGGATCAACCTGCTGTAGAAAAGCCGTACGAGCAAAAGAAATCAATCGCCTTTGTCATCGTCGGGGTGGATACGCGCAAAAACATCGGCATGTTGAACACGGATGTCCTTGTCGTCGCAGTCGCCAATCCGGTTACCCAAAAGCTGAGCATGGTATCGTTGCCTCGTGATACCCGCGTTCAAATCCCAGGGTATCCGGGATATTACAAGGTCAATGAAGTATTTGCAATAGGGGAAAATATCAGGAAAGATGCGGAAATCAAAGGGAATCCTGTCACAGAAAATGGCATGACGATTCTCAAAAAAACGTTGAATTACATGCTGGGGATCTCGGTTGAGCATTATGTGCAGCTCGACTTTGAAGGCTTTACAGCGGTCATTGACAAGCTAGGTGGCATTACGGTTGACGTAGATCGCGATCTGGTATACGAATTGCCGAAGCAAGGGGTATACCGCAATTTGAAAAAAGGGAAACAAGTATTGAACGGCGAGCAGGCACTCGGCTTCGTCCGTCATCGCATCGATCGACGTGGAGGCGCTTACAACTCGAGCGACTTCGATCGCAACCGTAGACAGCAGCAGGTGATTCGTGCCGTGGCAGAAAAGAGCATGTCGATGGATGGATTAACGAGTTTGACAGCTGTGCTGGATACCGTTGGTAAGCATATCAAAACCGACCTCTCGACAGACCAAATAAAAGGATTGGCACTCGATTTTGCCAGCTTTTCGTCAAGCAACATGGTCACTTTGAATAATGGGGCGATCTGGAGTTCTCCTTATTCCTTGTGGCCGAGGGAGAACATGCAAGCGGTTCGAACTGCCCTGCAAAATGAAGTGGGTGTAGCTGGACTGAGCGAACAGCTCAGTAATGCAGCTGTAGCAGAAGTAGCAAAGGTCGAAATGAAAGCGGAGAAGAGAACGTCAGCTCCGAAGTCTACGTCTACAACAGGTACAAAAGAACAGCCAAAAACACAAAAAACAGCGACACCACGACCAAATCCTGCTCCAGATCCAAAACCGCCGACTGTACCAGATAGCAATGGCGAACCCAATCCTGCGTCGACGGATAGTAATATGCCACCACCAGATATTTTGGCCCCGCCTACACCGGCGACAGATACTGCTGACATCGGGCAAACTGGATGA